In the Planctomycetaceae bacterium genome, AAGGTGACTGGCACCGGCACGGGGTTCAAGGAAATGATTGCCGGGCGAATTGATATCGCCAACGCATCGCGTCCGATCAAGGACAGTGAGAAGGCAGATTGCGAAGCGAACGGGATTGAAGTTGTTGAGTTGAAAATTGCTATCGATGGCCTGACCGTTGTTGTCCACCCGGAGAACGATTGGGTCAGTGCGATCACCGTCGCTGACCTGAAGAAGATCTGGGAACCCGAAAGCAAAGTTGTCAACTGGAAGGATATCAATCCTGAATGGCCGGACCACAAGATTTCGCTGTTTGGTGCCGGTGAAGAATCGGGAACGTTTGACTACTTCACAGAAGCCATCAATGGCAAAGAAGACGCGATCACCGATAACTACAGCCCAAGTGCCGACGATAATGTCATCGCATCGGGTGTGGCCGGCGATAAGTATGCAATGGGCTTTTTTGGCTATGCCTACTATGAAAAAAATAAGGACAAGCTGAAGGCTCTGGCGATTTCAACGGGCGAGACAACAGAGGGAGCTGTGGGCCCGACGCCTGAAACAATCGAAGCCGGTGACTACAAGCCATTGTCACGACCGCTTTTCATCTATGCCAAGAAAGAGGCACTGGGAAGAGCCGAAGTGGAAGACTTCGTTCGATACTATCTGAATGAAGGTCAGGCGATGGTGGCCGACGCGGGTTATGTCTCTCTCAGCGAAGCCGAACTGGCCACCACAAAGGCTCGGTTCGAAGAAGCAATCGCGAAATAGACGCGTCGAACAACAGTCACTGGGGCATCCATGTCAGATTCGACAGAAATCAAATCGAGATTCGTCGCAAAACGCGACAGTAACCGCCACGAAAAGTTTATTCATGGCATGCTGTTCAACTGCGCTGGCATCTCTGTGCTGACCACGGTAGGGATCATCATTGTTCTGATGGGCAACGCTGTTTACTCACCGGGTAAGCGAACGGCTTTTTTCGAAGAGGTTTCTGTCACTGAATTTCTGACGGACACAAAGTGGAAGCCGGAAGAGCGAAGCGCTGCTTCCGGCAGCCATTCTGCTGAAGCCGATTGGGCAGACAATACCGCCCGGCCACTTCCGGGGCACTTCGGAATACTTCCGCTCCTGAGTGGCACCATGATGGTCGCGCTGATTGCTTCTGTGGTGAGTGTTCCGGTTGGTCTGGGAGCTGCCGTTTATCTTTCCGAATACGCCCAGCCACGAGAACGCAGCTTTTTGAAACCAGCGCTTGAAATACTGGCCGGTATTCCAACCGTCGTTTACGGTTTTTTTGCCCTGCACTTTATTACCCCGTGGGTTCTGCAACCGTTTCTGAAGCACGTCTTCGGAATGGAAATCGGCATCTTCAACGTGGCGAGTGCGGGGATTGTTGTTGGGATCATGGTGACGCCCATGATTGCTTCGTTGTCAGAGGACGTCCTTCGCTCCGTGCCTCGCAGCCTGCGGGAATCGGCGTATGCCCTCGGCAGCACTCGCTTTGATGTCTCGATGAAAGTTGTTGTTCCTGCAGCTCTCAGCGGGATTCTGGCGGCCTTCCTGCTGGCATTTTCACGAGCGATCGGAGAGACAATGGCCGTGACGATTGCCGGCGGTCATAAGATCATGTTCTCCCTGAATCCGTTTGAAGAAGTGCGTACGATGACAGCCTTCATGGTCCATCAGAGCTTCGGTGACGATTCTGCAAATTCAATTCAATACAAAAGTATCTACGCGGTTGGGATGGCACTTTTTGTCATCACACTGCTGATCAACATCATTTCTCAGATGATTCTGCGTCGCTTCAGGGAGGTCTATCAATGACGTCATCTGCGGTCGAAACGCCGATTCAAACGGCCATCAGTTTTACCACCGGCAGTGATCCCTACATGCGGCAGAGGCTTTTGTTCTCCCGCGTGTTTGCTCTACTTTGCCGTCTCGCGACATATTCAGCCCTCGCGGTTCTTGTCATTTTGTTGTCCAGTGTTTTTGTGAATTGTGTTGGCAGGCTGGATTTTGATTTCATTCGATCCGTCAACTCTGTGAGTCCCGAAAAGGCAGGTATGCTGGCGGGGTTGTGGGGTTCGTTCTGGTTGATTTCGCTCACAGGTTTGATGGCCATTCCAATTGGTGTGGGTTCGGCGGTCTATCTGGAAGAGTATTCGTCAGACAATTTCATCAACCGAGTCATCAAAGTCAATCTTTCCAATCTTGCCGGCGTGCCTTCGATTGTCTACGGAATGCTGGGCCTGACTGTGTTCGTTCGAATGTTCGATGCGTATGGTGGACCGGGGCAGAATGCAAAAATCATCAGCCTGCTGAATGGTCTGATCAGAATTCCGATACCTCTGGGCGACAAGGTTCTGGCGGGCGCTTTGACCATGACTCTGGTCATTCTGCCAATCGTTATTATCGCGTCGCAGGAGGCACTCAGAGCTGTGCCTTCGTCAATTCGCGTCGCGTCACTGGCTCTGGGAGCGACTCGCTGGCAGACCATCCGGCATCAGGTACTGCCGGCGGCATTGCCGGGCATCGCCACGGGGGTCATCCTTGCGATTTCCCGCGCGATCGGAGAAACAGCGCCGCTGATTATGATCGGAGCTCTCACCGTTTCCCGGTTTTGCCCAGCCGGGATCGACAGTCCTGTCAAGCTGATCACGCAACCACACCGGATTCTGCAAGCTCCTCTGGATCAGTTTACCGCCATGCCGATTGAAATTTTCCACTGGGCAAAACAGCCCGGAGACGATTTTCGTCCGGTAGCAGCGGCTGGCATTGTTGTGCTGCTGATGGTTTTGCTTTTGTTCAACGGCGTGGCGGTCTGGATTCGTCATCGAGCCGGGAAGAAAATAAAATGGTAGGCGGCCGAACTGTCACTCGAACTCCTCTCCGACCCGGAAGCCGACTTTCCATGGCGAATCCTGCTGCGTCGAGCTCTTCGACAACTGAATCCCCTTCTGTGCGTCATTCGACGCTGCGAGTTCCTCCTGCCGTTGCTGGTGTGGATCGTGATAAAGACTTGTCCGGTCACGCGACAGCCATCAGCGCCAAATCGATGAACTTCTACTACGGCGAAAATCAGGTGCTGTTTGACGTGGCCCTGACGGTCCCCGAAAGGTCGGTGACAGCGCTGATTGGTCCGTCCGGTTGTGGCAAGAGTACCTTCCTGCGCACGCTGAACCGGATGAACGACCTGATTGAAGGCACTCGTGTGACGGGTGAAATCCTGGTTCAGGGGCAGAACATCATGGACCCTGCCGTCGACGTTGTCCTTCTTCGAAAACATGTCGGGATGGTCTTTCAGAAGTCGACACCATTTCCCAAGTCGATCTTCGACAACATTGCCTACGGACCCCGTGTTGCCGGTGAACGCAATCGGGCAGTTCTGGCGGATCTTGTTGAAGATTGCCTTCGCAAGGCGGCCTTGTGGGATGAAGTCAAAGATCGCCTTCAGGATTCTGCCATGGCACTGTCCGGCGGACAGCAACAGCGTCTTTGTATTGCTCGCACTCTGGCGACAAATCCGCAGGTGATTCTGATGGACGAGCCTGCATCGGCGCTCGATCCGGCAAGTACCGCCCGTATCGAAGATCTGATCGGCGAACTGTGTACGAACTACACGATTGTTATCGTGACCCACAACATGCAGCAGGCATCACGTGTCAGTCATCAGACGGCATTCTTCTTCGAGGGACGTCTGATCGAAAGTGGTCCAACGACACAGATCTTCACCAGCCCCGGAGAGAAGAAGACGGAGGACTACATCACCGGGCGTTTCGGTTAACGGGACAACGCCAGGTTTGCCCTGGAAGAAGCCGCAATGAATCGACTGATTGGCCTTCAGCAGCAGATGGTTCAGGCCCTTTTTCTGCTGATGCATGGTGTCGCCAGCAGGACAAATCTGGCTGACGTTGTCTGGTGCGATAAGTCCTGAAACAAAGATCCGCGGGAAGATTCTTGAACAGTGATGTGAAGGATAAAAGGAAATGACGGCTCACTTCTTTCGTGAAATGGAACTGATGCATCGGGATATCCTCTCGATGTGCTCAACGGTTGAGGAACTTGTTTTTGATGCGATTGAAGGACTCCGTCAGGGCCGATCAGAACTGGCACGTGAACTTGCAGGTCGGGATCGCGAGGTCAACGAATGGGATATTCGCATCGAAGAAGAATGCCTGAAGATTCTTGCACTTTATCATCCCGTCGCACACGACCTGAGACGGGTTGCTGTGGTGATGAAAATTACCGCCGAACTTGAACGTGTCGCCGATCTCGCCGTCAGCATCGCGGAACGTTCGGCCAGCATGTCAGAATATCATGCATTCCCAATGCCTTCCGGTCTTGAAAAGATGGCCCGAAAGGCTCTGGAGATGCTGCATGAGAGTATCGATGCGTTTGTCGAAGAAGACCCTCAGCGCGCTCGCGGTGTCTGTACCCGCGACGATGAGGTCGACGAACTGAACGATGAACTCATCAAGGAAGTCGTGGCCTCCATGAAAGAGCAGCCGCATCTCATGGAATCAGGGATGCACTTGTTCTCAGTCATCCGCCACGTTGAACGCGTCGCGGACCATGCGACGAATATTGCTGAAGACGTTGTCTATCTTGTTGAGGGGGCAATTATTCGCCATCCTCGCCTTCCGCGGAACGCGGGAGGCAGTCTCGCCACTCGCGATTAACAAAAGACCATGCAACAGACGATTCTTGTTATCGAAGACGAACAGTCCATTGCGGACGTTATTGTCTACAACCTTCAGCGTGAAGGATTCAATGTTCACTGGGAACGCGACGGTCGCCAGGGCCTTCAAACAGCTCAGGCTACACTGCCCGCACTCGTTGTGCTCGACCTGATGCTGCCAGGTATTGACGGTTTGCAGGTTTGCAGAAGCCTGAAGTCGGATCGTCGCACCCGAGATATTCGAGTGCTGATGCTGACGGCTCGAAGTGCAGAGACCGACGAAATTGTTGGCTTTAATATGGGAGCCGATGATTACGTCACAAAGCCATTTCGCGTCACGCCGCTGATTCACCGCATCAAGGCATTGCTGCGTCGCAATGAAGAGGCCGATGCCGCTCGAAATACGATCGAGATGCATGGGGTCGAGATCGATCGCACGCAGCATGCGGCAAGAGTCGAAGGACAGTTGCTCGACCTGACTCCAACCGAATTCCGCATGTTATGGACAATGATCAGTCAGCCTGGCCGTCCGTTTTCACGCAACGAGCTCATGGAAACTTCACGCGGCGAAGATGCAAATTCGCTTGAACGAACCATCGATGTTCACGTCCGTTCGCTCCGCAAGAAGCTGGGTCCCAAAGCCGATATCATCGAAACTGTGCGAGGTATCGGCTACCGGATCAGTCGCGGCTGATTTGCCGCGTCCCCGCATTCGGTCTCCTTCCAGATGCCCGTTGTTCCATTGAAGTCAGTCTCCGCTCAGGCCGGGAAATCCGGAGGGGCCTGCATCGCTGGGGGCGTTTCACCATCAGAACAGCCTTCATGTCTGCAGAATGCCGTGCCGACGGGGCTCCATTTCGAGCGGAAACCTCAAATTGTTTCCACATAGAAATAGCCGCGTTGCAACGGTCTCCCTGCTGATTCCATCGGCTTCAGCTGATGTGGCTTTACACCCGATTTGCGCTTGTCTGGGATGAACTTGACTCACTGATCTTCAGGACAGACACTCCAGAGGCAATATGCGATTCATGATTCACGGAGACGCGATCGTTTCTGCGTGTTTCTTCAGATCCGGCAAGATGGCGCAAAGTTGAATAAACAGAGCGAGCCATGTTTCTGGTTTCTGCTCACAAGTGGCTTTTTGCATTTGTGTACGCTGAGCTCACCGATTGCCTGCCCGGTGATATCGCCGCAACAAATCCGCTCAGTCTTGCGCCGGGCAACAAGATGATCGCATTTTGCGTCGAGCGTTGCTCAGAATCCTTCGGATGAGACACCTGCTATGGACAATCTGCCTGTTATCTCAGTGACCGAATTGATCACTGCCTTTAAAGAAGTGGTTGAAACTGCCCTGCCGCCCTGCTGTGTCGAAGCGGAAATTTCGAATTGCAAAAAGTCGCCAGCCGGGCATGTTTATCTGACATTGAAGGACGAGCAGTCAGAGATTTCTGCCGTCCTGTGGAGATCGGCGGCAGCACGGCTGAAGTTCCAGCCGAAAGACGGCATGCGTGTTCTTGCTGCCGGTGCATTGCAGGTTTATGTCGCGCGAGGTACGTGCCAGTTCATTATCAATCGGTTGTTGCCTACGGGTGTGGGCGAACTGGAAATGGCTTTCCGACAGCTGAAGGAGAAGCTTGAGCGAGAAGGTTTATTTGAAGCGGGCCGTAAACGGCCAATACCTCGCATTCCGCAGCGAATTGCTCTGGTGACCAGCCCGACAGGCGCGGCCGTTCGAGATATGATTCAGGTCATTACCCGCCGCTGGCCGGTGGCCGATATTGTTGTTGTGCCTGTGCGTGTTCAGGGAGAAGGGGCAGCAGCAGAGGTCGCTCGGGCATTGAACCACGTTCATCTGATTCGCGGTGTGGACGTGGTGATCGCAGGGCGAGGAGGAGGTAGCCTTGAGGACCTCTGGTGCTTCAACGAGGAAATTGTCGCAAGAGCGATTGCAGCGTGCCGAATTCCGGTCATTAGTGCCGTGGGGCATGAAGTCGATGTTTCGATTGCAGATCTTGTGGCCGACCGGCGTGCCCTGACGCCCAGCGAAGCTGGCGAACTTGTCGTACCATCGGTCGCTGATCTGCGACAAAGCCTGAATCAGTTGACGACGCGCCTGTCCGGAATGCTGCGAGCCCGAGTGGAAACCGCAAGGCTTCGAATTCAGTCGTGGGAGTCGCGGTCTGTTTTTCAAAGACCGATGACCATTGTTGACGAGCGGCGACAGCGTTGCGATGAACTTGCCGAAGCTGCGCAACGCGCAATCCAGTGGATGCTGGAGCGGCGACGTCAGCAACTGACAGCGACTGCCGCTTCGCTTGACGCACTCAGTCCGCTGAAGGTTCTTTCAAGAGGATACTCTTTAACCCTTCGAGAGGACGGGACTCTTGTCCGCGATGCCTCCACGGTGACAGATGGCGATATTCTGAAGACAAGACTTGCCAACGGAACAATTTCCAGCGTCGTGATTGATTCTGAACATTGAACCCATCGCGATTGAGCTGATCGCAATTCTTTGTCCTGAACGCACCGCAGACACTCACAGAGTGAGGACCGACACCTGCAGGTACGCTGTGAACATCACTGACCCATCATGCGGCTCTGATGGAATTTTGTAAGATTTCCGGGCCGGTGTCAGGGATACCAGAAGTCTTACAGAATACTGTCAGATCTTTCGAATTGGCTGACTATTGAGAGGTCAGTTCGAACTTGAAGTCTTTCTCACCGGATTCACTGACTTCGGCGTTCAGCGTTGATTTGTCGTTGTACTGCTCCGGAATGTACTGTTCGACTTCACCGCCCACCTCGCCAGTTTCCAGGGTTGTGGTTGAAGCTCCTGCCACAGGCCTCAGGGCCCGGATTTCGACCTTCTTGTTGCCGAGGGTCGATTCCATCGAAAACTTTCCGTCCTTGATCTGTGCCGCATCAGCGCGACCTCCGCCACCATCAGCAGACCGGAAGATAATTTCTCCTTCCGGAACAGGTGTCCCGTCCAGAGTAATCATTCCACTCACAGAGACCGTCGGTGGCCCGGAATCATCACCACTACAGCCAACGGAGCAAGCTAGACAGGACAGAACCGCGATACGAAATAAGGAGTTCATGATGTTCCGCTATAAACTGGTCGGGGAAACAAGATCCAAATGAAGAGCGATTCTGCGGTTGTCAGTCACACACGAAGAGACTCTTCAGAGACGAGGGATTCAAAATCAGCCCTTGATCGCCGCGATAAAGTGGGTGCAGTTCTCGGGGGCGTTGAAAAAGTGTTGCTGTTGAGAAGCCCGGCTCCTGTAAGGAACCGGGCTCTGTTTACATCTGCAGGTTCGAATGAACCTCAGAATTCGCCGAGAACTTCCCCACCATTTCGGCTGCCAAGACCTCGCCAGATGTCGAGGCTGATGTTATCTGAGATAAATCGTCCGGATCCGTCAGACAGCGATACCTGAACGCCACCTGTGTGCTGGCTTCGGGCAAAATTCCGTAACGCACTGCCTCCCAGGATGCTTGTACATGGAGCTTTGGGGAATGTGGTGCTCTTACACTGGTAGACCTGGTCAGGTACGGTCGTGTTGGGATTCTCCAGAGTTGTGAATCCATACGATCCATGATTTGCTCCACCCCAGTAGCCACCGGCTCCGCCCCATCCACCCGTCTGGGTACCACGTATGATGGATTCGGATGTCATCAGGGTGTTTGACGTTCCGTCGAGAATATCACGGAACTTGACAGACGACGTCTGGAATACAATCCCGTTCAATTGAGTGCTGTCTCTTGTCATCAGGGTGTTTCCGGCACACATCACATAATTGCCCTGAAATCCGTTGCCACCCGCCCGAGCACCGCCACCGCCACCGAATCCGCCCGCCGATGGATCACTTGGACACATCAACACTGGAATCTTGAGGTCTTTGATTTCCTTCGGAGTGTCCATGACCCATTGGACATTTGACGATGCGTACTGGTTGTACGCAGGAGCCTGCTCGATGTAGGGCATCAACTGCTGCATCCACGAATCGCGTCCGTGGTAGGTGTTCGAATGATAGTAACCGTACGGAAACGTATTGAACACGTCGTGGTAGTTGTGCATGGCGATTCCAAGTTGCTTGAAATTGTTCTTGCACTGGGTTCTGCGAGCTGCTTCTCTTGCCTGCTGTACAGCCGGCAAAAGGAGGGCAATCAGGATGGCGATGATTGCAATCACCACCAACAGTTCGATGAGCGTAAAGGCACGCCGTTGATTTCTGTAGTTCATCTTCGCTCTTTCGTTTCAGGAATAACTGGACGCCGTATGAGACCCCTCACCACCCAAGTCTAGCTTCACGTCTCCGGGAACCGCAAGTCACAGTTCTTCAACTTTCCCCCCACTGGCCACAATTAGTAGCGTCACAGCATGAATAGAGTTGTCCGATGCATTCCAGTTGTGCAGATCCGCTCGTTTTACGTGCAGAACACTGCATCAACTCGCCAGGGCCTGACTGCGCGCATCGGCGCGCCTGTGGATCGGGGCTGTTCTTTGATGCTGGTCTGATCTAATCGCCTGTCGATTGTAAAGTCCGGATCTTCACTTCTTCGGTTTGATCATCAACGACGACGATGCCATCTGTGTCCGCGTCGAGCTGCCCCAGCAAATTTCCTTTTCGACCCCATGCTGCCGAACATCCCGCGCAAAGGGAACCATCCTGCCAGCCTCTGCTGTTGGACAGCATTACAATGGCGGAACGGCTGGCCGCAAGATGAGACAATCGTTGATTCGCTGCTTCTACTCCCGCCGCTGTCTTCGCTGCACTGGCAATGTAGGTTGTGGCTCCCAGTTCGAATGCGTGATTCGCGTGCTCAGGCACCGATAATTCGAAGCAGATTGCGATCGCGATTTTTGGGGCGTCGTGAATGATCGGGGCTGCATCCGGACCGCAATCGAAAAAAGGTTCCTCGTCCGGATGCAGGTATCGTTTTGAATACACAACAGGCGGCGAACCCGGACCCACGGTCCGCATTGAGATTCGGGGAAGTGCGTCTGTCATCAGCGGAAAGCCAACGGAGATCGAAATACCATATGTTTCTGCAGCGAATGCAAACGGATCGAAGCACTGATCATCAATGGAGCGAGACAGATTGGCAGCCTGAGTGGGCTCGTAGCCGGTCAGGGATAGTTCGGGAAAGACGATTAAATCCGCCCCATTGTCGATTGCAAGATCGATCAATGCCATGTGACGATTGACGTTTCGTTCGATGGGCCCGACAAAGGGTTTGATCTGAGCTACCACCAGTTTCATTCACACGTCCTCGAAACGCAAATCGCTTTTCCGCCCGGTCCTGCACTGTTGGCCCGGTTCT is a window encoding:
- the pstA gene encoding phosphate ABC transporter permease PstA; the encoded protein is MTSSAVETPIQTAISFTTGSDPYMRQRLLFSRVFALLCRLATYSALAVLVILLSSVFVNCVGRLDFDFIRSVNSVSPEKAGMLAGLWGSFWLISLTGLMAIPIGVGSAVYLEEYSSDNFINRVIKVNLSNLAGVPSIVYGMLGLTVFVRMFDAYGGPGQNAKIISLLNGLIRIPIPLGDKVLAGALTMTLVILPIVIIASQEALRAVPSSIRVASLALGATRWQTIRHQVLPAALPGIATGVILAISRAIGETAPLIMIGALTVSRFCPAGIDSPVKLITQPHRILQAPLDQFTAMPIEIFHWAKQPGDDFRPVAAAGIVVLLMVLLLFNGVAVWIRHRAGKKIKW
- the phoU gene encoding phosphate signaling complex protein PhoU — encoded protein: MTAHFFREMELMHRDILSMCSTVEELVFDAIEGLRQGRSELARELAGRDREVNEWDIRIEEECLKILALYHPVAHDLRRVAVVMKITAELERVADLAVSIAERSASMSEYHAFPMPSGLEKMARKALEMLHESIDAFVEEDPQRARGVCTRDDEVDELNDELIKEVVASMKEQPHLMESGMHLFSVIRHVERVADHATNIAEDVVYLVEGAIIRHPRLPRNAGGSLATRD
- the xseA gene encoding exodeoxyribonuclease VII large subunit; amino-acid sequence: MDNLPVISVTELITAFKEVVETALPPCCVEAEISNCKKSPAGHVYLTLKDEQSEISAVLWRSAAARLKFQPKDGMRVLAAGALQVYVARGTCQFIINRLLPTGVGELEMAFRQLKEKLEREGLFEAGRKRPIPRIPQRIALVTSPTGAAVRDMIQVITRRWPVADIVVVPVRVQGEGAAAEVARALNHVHLIRGVDVVIAGRGGGSLEDLWCFNEEIVARAIAACRIPVISAVGHEVDVSIADLVADRRALTPSEAGELVVPSVADLRQSLNQLTTRLSGMLRARVETARLRIQSWESRSVFQRPMTIVDERRQRCDELAEAAQRAIQWMLERRRQQLTATAASLDALSPLKVLSRGYSLTLREDGTLVRDASTVTDGDILKTRLANGTISSVVIDSEH
- the pstC gene encoding phosphate ABC transporter permease subunit PstC; this encodes MSDSTEIKSRFVAKRDSNRHEKFIHGMLFNCAGISVLTTVGIIIVLMGNAVYSPGKRTAFFEEVSVTEFLTDTKWKPEERSAASGSHSAEADWADNTARPLPGHFGILPLLSGTMMVALIASVVSVPVGLGAAVYLSEYAQPRERSFLKPALEILAGIPTVVYGFFALHFITPWVLQPFLKHVFGMEIGIFNVASAGIVVGIMVTPMIASLSEDVLRSVPRSLRESAYALGSTRFDVSMKVVVPAALSGILAAFLLAFSRAIGETMAVTIAGGHKIMFSLNPFEEVRTMTAFMVHQSFGDDSANSIQYKSIYAVGMALFVITLLINIISQMILRRFREVYQ
- a CDS encoding carbon-nitrogen hydrolase family protein, whose translation is MKLVVAQIKPFVGPIERNVNRHMALIDLAIDNGADLIVFPELSLTGYEPTQAANLSRSIDDQCFDPFAFAAETYGISISVGFPLMTDALPRISMRTVGPGSPPVVYSKRYLHPDEEPFFDCGPDAAPIIHDAPKIAIAICFELSVPEHANHAFELGATTYIASAAKTAAGVEAANQRLSHLAASRSAIVMLSNSRGWQDGSLCAGCSAAWGRKGNLLGQLDADTDGIVVVDDQTEEVKIRTLQSTGD
- a CDS encoding PstS family phosphate ABC transporter substrate-binding protein, encoding MKSLFRMCQCVALVALVAGCQVEEAEQGVSNVDSSIKRIAIDGSSTVEPITARVAEKFGEQFSDVQVGLKVTGTGTGFKEMIAGRIDIANASRPIKDSEKADCEANGIEVVELKIAIDGLTVVVHPENDWVSAITVADLKKIWEPESKVVNWKDINPEWPDHKISLFGAGEESGTFDYFTEAINGKEDAITDNYSPSADDNVIASGVAGDKYAMGFFGYAYYEKNKDKLKALAISTGETTEGAVGPTPETIEAGDYKPLSRPLFIYAKKEALGRAEVEDFVRYYLNEGQAMVADAGYVSLSEAELATTKARFEEAIAK
- a CDS encoding DUF1559 domain-containing protein; this translates as MNYRNQRRAFTLIELLVVIAIIAILIALLLPAVQQAREAARRTQCKNNFKQLGIAMHNYHDVFNTFPYGYYHSNTYHGRDSWMQQLMPYIEQAPAYNQYASSNVQWVMDTPKEIKDLKIPVLMCPSDPSAGGFGGGGGARAGGNGFQGNYVMCAGNTLMTRDSTQLNGIVFQTSSVKFRDILDGTSNTLMTSESIIRGTQTGGWGGAGGYWGGANHGSYGFTTLENPNTTVPDQVYQCKSTTFPKAPCTSILGGSALRNFARSQHTGGVQVSLSDGSGRFISDNISLDIWRGLGSRNGGEVLGEF
- a CDS encoding response regulator codes for the protein MQQTILVIEDEQSIADVIVYNLQREGFNVHWERDGRQGLQTAQATLPALVVLDLMLPGIDGLQVCRSLKSDRRTRDIRVLMLTARSAETDEIVGFNMGADDYVTKPFRVTPLIHRIKALLRRNEEADAARNTIEMHGVEIDRTQHAARVEGQLLDLTPTEFRMLWTMISQPGRPFSRNELMETSRGEDANSLERTIDVHVRSLRKKLGPKADIIETVRGIGYRISRG
- the pstB gene encoding phosphate ABC transporter ATP-binding protein PstB, translated to MANPAASSSSTTESPSVRHSTLRVPPAVAGVDRDKDLSGHATAISAKSMNFYYGENQVLFDVALTVPERSVTALIGPSGCGKSTFLRTLNRMNDLIEGTRVTGEILVQGQNIMDPAVDVVLLRKHVGMVFQKSTPFPKSIFDNIAYGPRVAGERNRAVLADLVEDCLRKAALWDEVKDRLQDSAMALSGGQQQRLCIARTLATNPQVILMDEPASALDPASTARIEDLIGELCTNYTIVIVTHNMQQASRVSHQTAFFFEGRLIESGPTTQIFTSPGEKKTEDYITGRFG